The BD1-7 clade bacterium genomic interval GGTCGACATGGATTATTCCTCGTTACTTTCTTCAGGTTGAAAAACACAGCCATAGCGAGTATTCAATGCTTCGGCCAATGCCATGGGCGTGCCCGTGACGCCCACAAAGCCACTTTCAATAACGGCTTCTGGCATGGACGCGCAAACACAGGCTTCTGGCTCTTGTGCCCATAATGGCATGCCTTTTCGTGCAAGTTGCACCGATGCGCTGGCCCCATCATCACACATGCCACTGAATACAATAACACCCATACGATGCTCAAAGTGACGGGCAATGTTTTGTACCATTTGATTCAAATTCGGCGTGTAAGGTGCTTGCCAACTGACCGTTTGCGCAACATTTAGCTGGCCATTTTCATCGACGCTAGTGAGCTGATGCGATGGAAACACCGCCAGTGCACCACGATGCAATACCCGGCCATTTTCGGCATACCATGTTTCGATGCTACTGTGTTTGTTCAGAATATCTGGCAATCGCTCAGCAAAATTAGCCTCGATATGCTGACCGTAAACAAATGCCACGGGCAAATCTGGAGATACATACGCCAGAAACTCTTTAACGGCCTCAGGCCCACCCAGCGACGCAGCAATTACCCATACATCCCGGAAATCGATACCCACAGATGATGATTGCTCTGCTACAACTGGCGGCGCGGATGCTTGAAGTGTCTCAAGCACTTTATCGAGCATACTTTGACGCCACTGCTCGTAATGCAGCTTATCGGTAATGTCAGGTACGGTATCCGATAAAAAAATCGGCGAATCCGTCTCATCCGATAATTTGTCAAAAATATCGGCAGCATCCTCACTGACGACTAGCCACAGATCCGCCGTATCCGCTAAGGGTGACACATAACTCTCTGCACGAAATGCACAAGCAATCGGCACATGCACACTATCGAGCATCAAACGCAACTGGTGCAATATATCCATCGTGTCGGCAATCAGGCCGACGGATTGTTTTAACTTCACACGCTGATCCATCAAATCCGGCCTAGGCCTGCATAACTTCAGAGCCAGTCAGATCAGAGATCGTCTGCAGTAATTCACGTTCTTGGAACGGTTTCCCAAGGTATTCAGAAGCACCAAGCGAAATTGCGCGCTCACGGTGTTTCTCACCAGTACGGGACGTAATCATACACACCGGGATATGTTGCAAGCGGGTATTATGGCGCACTCTGCTGACAACCTCGAAACCATCCATCCGCGGCATTTCAATATCCAGCAAGATAATATCGGGGAGCTGATCCATTTCCTGCAATTGAGTGATCGCATCCAGACCATCTTTCGCCAACACAACATCCATACTATGGCGCTCTAACAAACGTGAGGTCACCTTACGTACCGTTACAGAATCATCCACTACCATGACGACGGTATTACGCACTTCTTCGTAACTATCCGCCTCTATACCGCCTGCGGCAACATCTGCCTCACTGGTAATACCGCGCGATACGTTAGCACGGATAAGCGCAAGCATATCCAGAATAACAACAACGCTACCATCACCGAGTACAGTGGCACCACTCAAGCCTTCAACCATAGCAAATTGCGGCCCTAATGTTTTTACAACCACTTCTTGGCTGCCGAACAAACGATCGACCTGAACCGCAACGGTATACTCGTTACTGCGGATCAATACCACCGGCAATGGCATTGTTAACCCTTCCAGATGCGGCACTTGATTACGCGACAGCATCGAGCCAAGATAACGTAAATGATAACTCTGGCCAGCATATTCAAACAGGGGTGCTTCTGGCTGATAGTAGGCTTCCAGCTCATAAGGGCTAACACGCACAATACCTTCAATCGTATTCAAAGGAATAGCGTAAGTATCATTACCAATGCATACCATCAACGCACGGTTAACCGATACGGTAAATGGCAGAAGAACCGTAAAGGTCGAACCGATGCCTTGGGTAGAATTGATTTCAATCGATCCACCCATTTGTTTTATTTCACTGTGCACAACGTCCATGCCGACACCACGGCCTGAAATTTGTGTCACCTTCTCTGCGGTTGAAAATCCAGCAGCCAGAATAAACTGACAAACCTCATGATCCGATAGCGTTGAAGACGCGTCGATCAGCCCTCGATCAATCGCTTTGCGACGCACAGCATCAAGATTCACACCACCACCGTCATCCACCAGACGTAAATCAATCTCTCCGCCTTCGCGGCTGAGTATCAACGTGATCGTACCTTTTTCTGGCTTACCAGCAGCGATACGCTCTTCAGGCATTTCAATACCGTGATCAACTGCATTTCGCAACATGTGCTCTAACGGTGCAACCATGCGATCAAGAATAGTTCTATCTAGTTCGCCTTCAGCGTTTTTAACTTCAAAATCGACTTTCTTACCCAGCTCGGCCGCAACTTGACGAACGATACGACGTAAACGCGGTACCATGCGCGAGAACGGAACCATTTGCGCTCGCATCAGCCCTTCTTGTAAGTCCGAATTGATACGAGACTGTTGCAGCAATAGGGTCTCAACATCACGCATTTTATTGCCTAACGTTCCGGTGATATCGTCCAAATCTGAAGCCGACTCAATCAAGGATTTGGATAGCTGCTGCATGTGCGTGTAGCGATCCATCTCTAACGGATCAAAGTTTTCCTGCCCTTCGCTAACGACCTGCTCCTGGCGAAATACAATCTGCGCTTCTGTTTCAATCTCCAGACGGCGCAACTGTCCCTGCAAACGATCAACCGTCGACGACATATCATCGAGGGAAAAATGCAGATCACTGACTTGTTCTTCGATCCGGGAGCGACCGATACTGCTCTCACCGGCGAGGTTCATCAAGCTCTGTAACTGATCCGGAGAGACTTTAACCGGCTCTTGGGCTTTTCGATTTTTCTTCTGACTGATGCTATCTAGGAAGTTTCGCGTGGCATCAATCGCCGCCTGCGATACAGGCTGCTCACTGGCCGGAATATCAATGTCCGGGCGAATAGGGACAACGTTGTCAGTGCTAACCGATTCTTCTATCGATACATCATCTGCACTGCTCTTATCTGATGCGTCCTGAACCGCCGCTTTCAAGCTCTGCAATTGCTGATTCAGCTGCTCATGGTAGCTCTGCACGTCATCAGCAAATACGTCATCCGTCAGGCGATTATCTCGTTCGGCCTGGATGATATGACTTTCAAAGTCGTGGCTTAAATTACCAACAGGCGTGATCTCTGCAAGTCGAGCGCCGCCTTTCAGGGTGTGTAAAACACGCTTCAGTTCTTCAAGAGGGGCCTGCTGGCTGCGATCACGAAGGAAATCGCCAATGCATACTTCAATCGCCTCCAGTTGCTCATATGCTTCTTCCAGGAATAGCTCAAGAACATCGGGATCCAGTGCACTGACATCAACATCCAGCACTACTGGCGCCATATTGGCCATAACAGGTTGTGGCGCAGCAATAATCGGCTCAGCAATGGGCAACGCAAGTTCGACAACATCTGTATCAAAGGTGCCGCCATTAACGACACCTTCAATCATTTTTTGTGTGACGTCGTGATAGCTATCTAACTGCGTAAAGAAGCCGTCATCGAAAACTGCTCGGGCTTCAGCATATTCAATCATGCTTTCAAAATCATGTGTCAGATTGCCTAAGGTCGGCAGTTCTGTCATCCGTGCGCCACCCTTCAGGGTGTGAAGTATCCGCTTCAATTCAGCAGACTGGTCTACCGCATTATGATTGTCGAGCCATTTTATGCAGCTTTCTTCAAGCTGCAGTGACAGCTCTTGTGCTTCTTCGATAAAGATTTCCATCGTATCTTCATCAGCAGCCCCACATTCGGTCGCTAACTGAGAAAAATCGACCTGTATTTGACGAGCATCGGCGACATCTTGCGCGTCAGTTTCAACATCTTCATTTGTCGAATCGAGAGTATCGCCGGGGGGTTGCTCACATGCAGCA includes:
- the cheB1 gene encoding Chemotaxis response regulator protein-glutamate methylesterase of group 1 operon, which translates into the protein MDQRVKLKQSVGLIADTMDILHQLRLMLDSVHVPIACAFRAESYVSPLADTADLWLVVSEDAADIFDKLSDETDSPIFLSDTVPDITDKLHYEQWRQSMLDKVLETLQASAPPVVAEQSSSVGIDFRDVWVIAASLGGPEAVKEFLAYVSPDLPVAFVYGQHIEANFAERLPDILNKHSSIETWYAENGRVLHRGALAVFPSHQLTSVDENGQLNVAQTVSWQAPYTPNLNQMVQNIARHFEHRMGVIVFSGMCDDGASASVQLARKGMPLWAQEPEACVCASMPEAVIESGFVGVTGTPMALAEALNTRYGCVFQPEESNEE